The Mesoterricola silvestris sequence TGGCCCCTGGGCCGCGGGACCCTGGCCGTCCTGGTGGACCGGATCGTGGACGCCGGCGCCCGGGGGGTGGTGGTGGACATCCTGCTGCCCGGGGCCCGGGAGGGCGACGATCGGTTGGCGGGCGCCCTGGGCCGGGGCCCCAGCGCCCTGGCGGCGGGGGTGGACGACACTGGGGCCTGGCTGCTGCCCGCCCCGGGCCTGGGCGCCGCCCGCCCGGGCCACGTGAGTTTCGATCTGGACCGGGACGGGGTGGTGCGGCGCTTCGCGGCCACCAAGGAGATCGGGGGCAGGGCCCTGCCGGCCCTGCCCGTGGCGGCCGCGCGGCTGTGGGATCCCGGGTGGCCCGTGCCGGTGGGGGCCACCCTGCGCCCCGGGTTCCGGCACCGCCCCGTGCCGGCGGTGGGGGCCGCGGCGGTGCTGGACGGCGCGCCCGGCGCCCTCCGGGGCCGCGTCGTGTTCCTGGGCATCAATGCGGCCGGGGTGGGGGACCGCTTCATTTCCCCCGTGTCCCCGGGGGGGTCCCCGGATCCCGGGGTGGTGATCGAAGCCCTTTCCGCCGAGGCGGTGCTTTCCGGCGATCTCCTGGGGCAGGCGCCGCCCCTGCTCACGGCCCTGCTGACCTTCGGCCTGGGGCTGGCCCTGGGCCGGTGGCGCCGCGCCTGGGTGGCCCTGGGCCTGGGTCTCGCGCCCATGGCCCTGGCGGCCGCCGCCCTGGCCTGGGCCCGGCTGGAGCTGGCGCCCCTGGGGATCCTGGCGGGCCTGCTGGCCGCGGGGGCCCTCACCGCCCTGGACCGGGCCCGCCAGGCCCGCCGGGCCATGGGCGCGGCCGATGCCCGCATCGCGGAACTGGAACGCCTCCAGGCCGGCCTCGCCCGGGCCCGGCTCCAGGACACCGAGGCCCGGCGGGTGGTGGCCCACGAGCTGAAGACCCCCCTCACGTCCATGCGCGGCCTGGCCCAGCTCCTGGCCCAGTTCGAGCTTTCCGGCCCGGAGCGGGAGCGGGTGGCCCGCATGGTGATGAACGAATCCTCCCGTCTGGCCCAGATGGTGGACGCCCTCCTGGACCTGGAACGCCTGGCCCTGCGGCCCTTCGAGACCAGCGCGCAGCCCCTGGATCTTTCGGCCCTGGTGGCCGGGCGGGTCCAGATCCTCCGGGGGGGCAGCGGGCGGGACGTGACCGCGGACCTGGAGCCGGGGATCCGGGTGCTGGGGGACCCGGCCCTCCTGGAGCGGGTGCTGGACAACCTCACCGGCAACGCCCTGAAGTTCTCCCCCGGGGGGGCCCTGGGCCTCGGGCTGCGGCGCCAGGGCGACTGGGCGGTGCTGGAGGTGCGGGACCAGGGCCCGGGGATCCCGCCGGAGGAACGGACCCGCATCTTCGGACGGTTCGCCCGGGGGCAGGGCGGGGCGCCGGGCCTGGGCCTGGGGCTGGCCCTGGTGGCGGAAGCCCTGGCCTGGCACCGGGGCGAGGTGGAGGCGGACGAGGCTCCGGGCGGGGGCGCCCTGTTCCGTGCTAGACTCCCGCTCATGGTGGATGGGCGGAACCTGTGAGGACTCCATGACCCGGATCCTGGTGGTGGACGATGA is a genomic window containing:
- a CDS encoding CHASE2 domain-containing protein, yielding MNRALPPALGALATLVLHLSGALGPVELLTRDLLLRALPARTPAHVAVVLVDEEALRRLGPWPLGRGTLAVLVDRIVDAGARGVVVDILLPGAREGDDRLAGALGRGPSALAAGVDDTGAWLLPAPGLGAARPGHVSFDLDRDGVVRRFAATKEIGGRALPALPVAAARLWDPGWPVPVGATLRPGFRHRPVPAVGAAAVLDGAPGALRGRVVFLGINAAGVGDRFISPVSPGGSPDPGVVIEALSAEAVLSGDLLGQAPPLLTALLTFGLGLALGRWRRAWVALGLGLAPMALAAAALAWARLELAPLGILAGLLAAGALTALDRARQARRAMGAADARIAELERLQAGLARARLQDTEARRVVAHELKTPLTSMRGLAQLLAQFELSGPERERVARMVMNESSRLAQMVDALLDLERLALRPFETSAQPLDLSALVAGRVQILRGGSGRDVTADLEPGIRVLGDPALLERVLDNLTGNALKFSPGGALGLGLRRQGDWAVLEVRDQGPGIPPEERTRIFGRFARGQGGAPGLGLGLALVAEALAWHRGEVEADEAPGGGALFRARLPLMVDGRNL